Proteins from a genomic interval of Zingiber officinale cultivar Zhangliang chromosome 1B, Zo_v1.1, whole genome shotgun sequence:
- the LOC121975985 gene encoding ubiquinol oxidase 1a, mitochondrial-like — protein MTSSRMTGSALFRHLGPRLFSAASASRAAASVEPSYTLLLSPSRPPAPLLLRLLAVRMGSTSASPVLGGDPKKEDEAKSAADVEKEVAAVPPPEHKLVSRYWGIDRYKIAKEDGTPWRWTCFMPWEAYKSDTSIDLKKHHVPTTILDKIAYWLVKTLRFPTDIFFQRRYGCRAMMLETVAAVPGMVGGMLLHLRSLRRFEHSGGWIRALMEEAENERMHLMTFMEVAQPRWYERALVLAVQGIFFNAYFLGYLISPKFAHRVVGYLEEEAIHSYTEFLKDLEDGKIQNGPAPAIAIDYWCLPPDATLKDVVIVVRADEAHHRDVNHFASDIHYQGLELKSTPAPLGYH, from the exons ATGACGAGCTCTCGGATGACCGGATCGGCGCTGTTCCGCCACCTCGGCCCTCGCCTCTTCTCCGCCGCCTCTGCTTCCCGAGCTGCCGCCTCTGTGGAACCGTCGTACACGTTGCTCCTATCCCCTTCGCGTCCGCCTGCCCCGCTGCTTTTGCGCCTCTTAGCCGTCCGGATGGGCAGCACCTCGGCGTCTCCGGTGCTCGGCGGAGATCCGAAGAAGGAGGATGAGGCGAAGTCTGCGGCCGACGTGGAGAAGGAGGTTGCAGCTGTCCCTCCTCCCGAGCACAAGCTTGTTTCCAGATACTGGGGCATCGATCGTTACAAGATCGCCAAGGAGGACGGCACTCCTTGGAGGTGGACTTGCTTCATG CCATGGGAGGCGTACAAGTCGGATACCTCGATTGATCTGAAGAAACACCACGTCCCCACCACCATCCTCGACAAGATCGCCTACTGGCTTGTCAAAACCCTACGATTTCCCACCGATATCTTCTTCCAG AGGAGGTACGGTTGCCGCGCGATGATGTTGGAGACGGTGGCGGCGGTGCCTGGGATGGTCGGCGGCATGCTTCTCCACTTGCGATCGCTCCGCCGCTTCGAGCACAGCGGCGGGTGGATCCGCGCGCTGATGGAGGAGGCGGAGAACGAGCGGATGCACCTGATGACCTTCATGGAGGTGGCGCAGCCGCGGTGGTACGAGCGAGCGCTGGTGCTGGCTGTGCAGGGCATCTTCTTCAACGCCTACTTCCTCGGCTACCTGATATCGCCCAAATTCGCCCACCGCGTGGTCGGCTATTTGGAGGAGGAGGCCATCCACTCCTACACCGAGTTCCTCAAGGATCTGGAGGACGGCAAGATCCAAAACGGCCCGGCCCCTGCCATTGCCATCGACTACTGGTGCCTCCCGCCAGACGCCACGCTCAAGGACGTCGTCATCGTCGTCCGGGCCGACGAGGCTCACCACCGCGATGTCAATCACTTCGCTTCG GACATTCATTACCAGGGATTGGAACTTAAAAGTACACCTGCGCCGCTGGGTTATCACTAA